A single genomic interval of Ktedonobacterales bacterium harbors:
- the pstC gene encoding phosphate ABC transporter permease subunit PstC → MQFLFSTVITVANGRGRAWIRRLQLQTRRPGDFLFRGLTYLFVLIVLAAVVGVAWVLFSSSLPTIQTFGFRFLTNEAFDPVHNTFGVRPALFGTIETSLFALIFAVPLGVGTAIFLVDFCPRPLRAPLGFIVDLLAAIPSIVLGLWGAVVMVPWLQLTGQPWLKKYLGFLPIFQGDIHGYSILAAGLLLIVMILPIITAISREVMLVAPKSQREGLLALGATRWEVLRYAVLPFSRAGIAGGAILALGRALGETIAVTLVIGNQASNPSLHLFDTGYTLSSVIANQFGEATPGIFQSAVLEAGLLLLLITLIVNILARLLISRLGRERVGGLVV, encoded by the coding sequence ATGCAATTTTTGTTCTCGACGGTCATCACGGTCGCTAATGGCCGCGGACGCGCCTGGATAAGGCGGCTCCAACTGCAGACGCGACGACCTGGCGATTTCCTCTTCCGTGGACTCACCTATCTCTTTGTTCTCATTGTCCTGGCAGCCGTAGTAGGAGTTGCCTGGGTTCTCTTCAGTAGTTCTCTTCCAACCATTCAGACCTTCGGGTTCAGATTTCTTACGAATGAAGCCTTCGATCCAGTGCATAACACCTTTGGCGTGCGCCCAGCGTTGTTTGGTACCATAGAAACCTCACTCTTCGCGCTGATCTTTGCCGTGCCTCTCGGCGTGGGAACGGCAATCTTTCTGGTCGATTTCTGTCCACGCCCGCTGCGTGCGCCGCTGGGGTTCATCGTCGATTTGCTGGCGGCGATTCCCAGCATTGTCCTGGGACTGTGGGGAGCCGTTGTGATGGTACCCTGGCTCCAGCTTACCGGACAGCCCTGGCTCAAAAAGTATCTTGGGTTTCTCCCCATCTTCCAGGGAGATATTCATGGGTATAGTATTTTGGCAGCGGGCCTCTTGCTTATCGTGATGATCTTGCCGATTATCACGGCAATCAGCCGCGAGGTGATGCTCGTCGCCCCTAAGTCGCAGCGCGAAGGGCTGCTGGCGCTAGGAGCAACCCGTTGGGAGGTTCTTCGCTATGCGGTGCTGCCCTTCTCACGCGCAGGCATCGCTGGCGGGGCGATACTAGCGTTGGGACGGGCGTTGGGCGAGACCATTGCTGTGACTCTGGTGATCGGCAATCAGGCGTCGAATCCCAGCTTACATCTCTTTGATACTGGCTATACGCTTTCGAGCGTCATTGCCAATCAGTTCGGCGAGGCCACGCCCGGCATCTTCCAATCTGCCGTGCTGGAAGCGGGCTTGCTTCTGCTCCTGATTACCCTGATTGTCAATATCCTCGCTCGCCTGTTAATTTCCCGGCTTGGACGCGAGCGTGTTGGGGGGTTGGTCGTATGA
- the pstS gene encoding phosphate ABC transporter substrate-binding protein PstS has protein sequence MLLTASSRPHLRLRSYLASVAFLGLTLLLTACGEGPATTNTGPSCPNTTSLTGAGSTFVNPLFSKMFAEYAKVGCQVEVNYQSVGSGAGITQLLNQTVDFGATDSPMTDDQLAQSKNGDVLHIPVTIGAVAISYNLSQLTNPQHLQLNGDTLAKIFLGAIKFWDDPAIAATNSGATLPHQAITIVHRSDGSGTTGIFTHYLAAVSPDWSSKVGAATTVNWPTGVGAKGNDGVANAVKSTAGAIGYNELAYVLTNQIQYASIQDHDGASVLPSLDSAKAAAASITTIPDDLRFFFVNSPGQGAYPITGFTWALVYTNQTDADKGQATANTMWWVIHDGQQYSTPLNYVPLPDNIVQKGEAKIKAMQCGGSACYKG, from the coding sequence ATGCTTTTGACAGCATCGTCGCGGCCTCATCTGCGACTGCGGAGCTATCTTGCTTCTGTCGCATTTCTCGGTCTTACATTGCTCCTGACTGCCTGTGGCGAAGGCCCAGCTACGACAAACACTGGGCCGTCCTGCCCCAATACCACTTCGCTGACTGGCGCCGGGTCTACCTTCGTCAATCCCCTGTTCTCAAAAATGTTTGCCGAGTATGCCAAAGTTGGCTGCCAGGTTGAGGTGAACTATCAATCGGTGGGCAGCGGCGCTGGTATCACGCAATTGCTGAATCAGACCGTGGATTTTGGCGCAACGGATTCTCCTATGACCGATGATCAACTGGCTCAGAGCAAGAATGGGGACGTGTTACACATACCAGTCACAATTGGCGCGGTTGCTATCTCCTATAACCTCAGCCAACTGACAAACCCGCAACACCTGCAACTGAACGGCGACACGCTGGCGAAGATCTTTCTGGGTGCTATCAAGTTCTGGGATGATCCAGCCATTGCGGCAACCAACTCTGGGGCGACCTTGCCCCACCAAGCGATCACAATTGTCCACCGGTCGGATGGCAGCGGCACAACAGGCATCTTCACTCATTACCTCGCAGCAGTAAGCCCTGATTGGTCGTCGAAGGTCGGCGCAGCCACGACAGTCAACTGGCCGACAGGCGTGGGAGCCAAAGGGAATGATGGCGTAGCTAATGCGGTCAAGAGTACGGCTGGCGCCATTGGTTACAACGAGCTGGCCTATGTGCTGACCAACCAGATCCAGTATGCCTCGATCCAGGATCATGATGGAGCTTCTGTGCTGCCGTCGCTGGACAGCGCGAAAGCCGCTGCGGCCTCAATTACGACCATCCCCGACGATCTGCGCTTCTTCTTCGTCAACTCGCCAGGCCAGGGAGCTTATCCCATCACTGGCTTTACCTGGGCACTGGTCTATACGAACCAGACGGATGCAGACAAGGGGCAAGCGACTGCAAATACGATGTGGTGGGTGATCCATGATGGGCAACAGTATTCCACCCCTCTGAATTATGTGCCGCTGCCTGATAACATCGTTCAGAAAGGTGAGGCGAAAATCAAAGCGATGCAGTGTGGTGGCAGTGCCTGCTACAAGGGCTAA
- a CDS encoding saccharopine dehydrogenase NADP-binding domain-containing protein — MPNDTVLVLGGTGIFGRLVVADLLTRTSLSVVIATRHGIRTHQWLPGAEGRVSSIQVDASGEQAMRKTLEQSEAKVLVHTAGPYAHIGDAPLRAAIACRVPYVDMCPRSDLYSALRERYDRPAREAGIACLIGASTAGGLTGLLTRYAYMHMRSIEWVHSSLCVHNFEWGRGVVADYLLSARRILPSGQVGSLPERVFFPSLGIRTVYLADTLDYVDPSSQAVRDVAYRVGLPNRLPALGMRVTTAMARTGLPVWRFAGLFGKLTGLLGGAYTEGGLLHQAFGEGLQGRGTFETHIYRPYGNVRNPSLLCSLAAARLVRGELPDIGIIHPATWLAPEELIAQLRARAVVVRSRFRLEDVPFNAPWEGSRKKPEDTL; from the coding sequence ATGCCAAATGACACGGTGTTGGTTCTCGGAGGGACAGGGATCTTTGGGCGGTTGGTGGTGGCTGACCTGCTGACGCGAACATCACTCTCAGTAGTGATTGCTACGCGTCATGGTATCCGGACACACCAATGGCTGCCAGGCGCCGAAGGCCGAGTCAGCTCGATCCAGGTGGATGCATCTGGTGAGCAGGCAATGCGCAAGACCCTTGAGCAGAGCGAGGCGAAGGTCTTGGTTCATACAGCTGGTCCCTATGCGCACATTGGAGATGCCCCGTTGCGAGCCGCGATCGCCTGCCGCGTCCCCTACGTAGATATGTGTCCACGCTCCGACCTCTATAGCGCGCTGCGCGAGCGTTACGACAGACCAGCTCGTGAGGCAGGGATCGCCTGCCTCATCGGAGCTTCCACGGCAGGTGGACTGACCGGACTCCTCACTCGCTACGCCTACATGCACATGCGCTCTATTGAATGGGTACACTCATCTCTTTGTGTCCACAACTTCGAGTGGGGCCGCGGCGTCGTCGCCGATTATCTCCTCTCTGCACGGCGCATACTTCCAAGTGGTCAAGTAGGGAGCCTACCAGAACGTGTCTTTTTCCCCTCGCTGGGCATCCGCACGGTCTACCTGGCTGATACTCTCGACTATGTAGATCCCTCCTCCCAGGCCGTGCGCGATGTGGCCTATCGCGTGGGTCTGCCCAACCGCCTGCCAGCACTAGGCATGCGGGTGACGACTGCGATGGCACGCACGGGACTCCCAGTCTGGCGCTTCGCTGGCTTGTTCGGCAAGCTCACTGGTCTGCTCGGAGGCGCATATACAGAAGGTGGGTTGTTGCATCAGGCGTTTGGGGAAGGACTCCAGGGCCGAGGAACCTTCGAAACGCATATCTACCGCCCCTATGGCAACGTGCGCAATCCGAGCCTGCTTTGCTCACTGGCGGCTGCGCGGCTGGTACGCGGTGAGCTACCAGACATTGGGATTATCCACCCGGCGACGTGGCTCGCGCCAGAGGAACTGATCGCTCAGTTGCGCGCGCGGGCGGTGGTGGTTCGTTCGCGCTTCCGATTGGAAGATGTACCATTCAACGCACCGTGGGAGGGCAGTAGGAAGAAGCCGGAAGATACCCTATGA
- a CDS encoding SRPBCC family protein: MPTFGRSITICKEPMALFRLTQDYTRRLEWDPFLQEARLVGGAVEPGVGVRAWCVARNGLAMETEYVSYRPPEMAAVRMTAGPRALATFAGSWRFKQIAPGVTYVTFCYHLTAWPSWLRFILDPILLRVFAADTWQRLVALKRAAETTSLLQEYEFPQAQGGP, from the coding sequence ATGCCGACATTTGGGCGTTCGATCACCATTTGTAAAGAGCCAATGGCCCTGTTCCGCCTGACGCAGGACTATACGCGGCGGCTAGAATGGGATCCCTTTCTGCAAGAAGCACGATTGGTGGGAGGCGCGGTGGAGCCAGGCGTGGGAGTACGTGCCTGGTGCGTGGCACGCAACGGACTCGCCATGGAGACCGAGTATGTCTCGTACCGCCCACCTGAGATGGCGGCTGTCCGTATGACGGCGGGACCACGCGCTCTTGCCACTTTCGCTGGCTCGTGGCGTTTTAAACAAATCGCTCCGGGTGTCACGTATGTGACTTTCTGCTACCATCTGACTGCCTGGCCGAGCTGGTTGCGCTTCATCCTCGACCCGATCCTTTTGCGGGTCTTTGCTGCCGATACCTGGCAGCGATTGGTGGCGCTCAAGCGGGCAGCAGAGACGACCTCCCTCCTGCAAGAGTACGAGTTTCCTCAAGCCCAGGGGGGACCGTGA